From a region of the Neobacillus niacini genome:
- the sdaAA gene encoding L-serine ammonia-lyase, iron-sulfur-dependent, subunit alpha gives MKIQSMKELIEVCEREQKTIGEIMLMMEIEKSGRDKETIISMMEERLIKMKEAVDSGIKDASTAPSGISGGDAVKMVDYVQQGKSLSGNYVSNAMSFSLATSENNARMGVIVATPTAGAAGILPGVLFSLHKNDGTPYKNLVMGLFTASMLGFVIANRSFISGAAGGCQAEVGSATAMAAGTIVELKGGTPQQAVNATAIAMKSLLGLVCDPVAGLVEVPCIKRNVIGTSIAFSAADMSLAGIESRIPCDEVIEAMYRIGKDMPRTLRETALGGLATTETGKQVKERLFCKKS, from the coding sequence ATGAAGATACAGTCGATGAAAGAGCTGATTGAGGTTTGTGAAAGAGAACAAAAAACCATTGGTGAAATCATGCTGATGATGGAAATAGAAAAATCAGGACGAGACAAAGAAACCATTATTAGCATGATGGAAGAGCGCTTGATCAAAATGAAAGAAGCCGTTGATAGCGGTATAAAAGACGCTTCAACCGCACCAAGTGGAATTTCTGGCGGTGATGCCGTGAAAATGGTTGATTACGTACAGCAAGGGAAATCTCTGTCTGGAAATTATGTCAGCAATGCAATGAGCTTTTCATTGGCAACTTCTGAAAACAATGCACGGATGGGGGTTATTGTTGCCACTCCAACTGCTGGGGCTGCCGGCATATTGCCTGGTGTATTGTTTTCGCTTCATAAAAATGATGGCACCCCCTATAAAAATTTAGTCATGGGCTTATTCACAGCAAGCATGCTCGGGTTTGTCATTGCAAATCGTTCATTCATCTCTGGGGCAGCGGGGGGCTGTCAAGCAGAGGTAGGATCTGCAACAGCTATGGCAGCTGGAACCATTGTAGAGTTAAAAGGCGGCACGCCACAGCAGGCTGTGAATGCGACTGCCATTGCCATGAAGTCACTCTTAGGATTAGTTTGTGATCCAGTCGCAGGTCTTGTTGAAGTGCCTTGCATTAAGCGTAATGTAATCGGAACCTCCATCGCTTTTTCAGCGGCTGATATGTCGCTGGCTGGGATTGAAAGCCGCATACCATGTGATGAAGTGATTGAAGCAATGTATCGAATCGGAAAAGATATGCCTCGGACACTTCGGGAAACAGCGCTTGGAGGTCTAGCAACGACAGAAACAGGTAAACAGGTGAAGGAACGACTATTTTGTAAGAAATCTTAA
- a CDS encoding serine dehydratase beta chain, with protein MEFQSCFDIIGPIMVGPSSSHTAGVVSIGKFIYELVGDYPQEVNIVFYDSFAETYQGHGTDKALLGGLLGMDTDDTRIKHSLEWAKEVGMEYKFEFAESCEYYDHPNTTMVTVKHDDRLVKVGGASLGGGLSKIFMINEKMVDIRLSAGDDFTVLARSYQPRGKVLMEAIG; from the coding sequence ATGGAATTTCAGAGTTGTTTTGACATTATTGGTCCTATTATGGTGGGACCGTCGAGTTCACATACAGCAGGAGTCGTATCCATCGGGAAATTTATTTATGAACTGGTAGGAGATTATCCGCAAGAGGTCAATATTGTATTTTATGATTCCTTTGCTGAAACCTACCAAGGACATGGAACAGATAAAGCACTTCTTGGCGGATTGCTTGGGATGGATACCGATGATACACGCATTAAACACTCATTGGAGTGGGCAAAAGAGGTTGGGATGGAGTACAAATTCGAATTTGCTGAAAGCTGTGAGTACTATGATCATCCAAATACAACTATGGTAACAGTGAAACACGACGATCGTCTTGTAAAGGTAGGCGGTGCGTCACTTGGCGGCGGCTTATCCAAGATTTTTATGATTAACGAGAAGATGGTAGATATTCGTTTAAGTGCAGGCGATGACTTTACGGTCCTTGCTCGTTCTTATCAACCAAGAGGGAAAGTACTGATGGAGGCAATAGGATGA